The Acidimicrobiales bacterium genomic interval GCGCCCACCCGCGCCGGGATGGGCCACGCCTTGTGCGGCGCTTCCGGCTCGGCGTCAGGGCCGAGCACGGCGCGGATGTGGGGCCGGGCCAGCAGCTCCGGCCACAACGCCTTGAGCTCCTTGGTCGGGCGCCCTGGCTGTCGGCGGATGCCGAAGCCGACGTTGGCCCGGCCGTCGGGCAATGGGAACGACCACGCATAGCCGGGCAGCAGGTCGGGCTCGAACCACACCCACAGGCCTTCGCCCGCGCCGGGGGCCACGTTGCGGAAGTACTGGCGGAAGGCGTGCCACTCGCCGAGGTAGCCACCTGCGTCTTCGGCCTTGACCGCCTTGCGCAACGTCGACCACATGCCGTCGGCGCCGATGGCGTAGCGCGCCGTCACGTCGCCCAGGCCGTCGACTTCCAGGGTGATGGACCGGTGCGTGCGCCGGGTGCTCACCAGGGCATGGCCGTCGTACACCTTGACGCCGGCGGCGCGGGCCACGTCGAGCAGGGCGGCGTCGAGGTCGACCCGTCGGGCCACGGCCCCGTACATGCCGCGGTCGCGGGGGAGCGGGAAGGCAATGGTGCGGCCCGAGGGAGAGCGCACCCACACGTCGTCGATCACGTGCCACGACGCCACCGCCTCGGGCTGCAGGCCCAACTGCTGCAAGCGCCGCAGCGCGCCCGTCGTCAGGCCGTCGCCGCAGCACTTGTCGCGGGGGAACGTCGCCTTGTCGATCAGCACGACGTTGCGGCCCGCCCGAGCCAGCGTGATGGCGGCCGCGCAGCCCGCCGGGCCCGCGCCCACCACGGCGATGTCGGCGGTCAGCACGACGGCGATGCTAGGACGGGGCCATGGGAATCGTGCACGACGGGCCGTACGAGGCGATGGTGGGGGACCCCGACGACCATCGGCCCCAGACCACGTGGCGCTTGGTGGTCGACCCCGAGGGGCGGGCGCGCCTGGCCGTGCTGCTGGAGCGCTGCGCGCCGGGCGATGCCATCCCCTTGCACCGCCACGACGTCGACGAGGCGATCTACGTCATCGACGGCGAAGGGGAGTACCGCCTGGGCGACCACGTCGAGGCGGTGGCCACCGGCGACACCGTGTTCATCCCCGCGGGCACGCCGCACGGCACCCGCAACACCGGCCAACGGCCGCTGCACATCCACGCCGTGTTCCCGCAGACGACCGTGAAGATGGAGATGCTGGAACGCAACCCGGCACCCGGCACCGAGGACGACCTGCCGATGACGTCGGTCTACGACTTCGCCACCGGCCAGTTCACCGTGGAAGGGCCGACGGCGGGTTAGCTGTCGCGCAACGCCACCTCGAGGGCGGCGGGCAGCTCGGGGTGCTTGAAGCGGTAGCCGTGGGCTTCGAGCCGCGTCGGCAGCACCCGCTGGGAGGCGGTGAGCGAGGCCGCCATCTCCCCGCCCAGCACCACCGACAGGGCGGCGCGGGGGACCGGCAAGCGGGCGGGCCGGCGCATGGCCTTGCCCAAGGCGGCGGTGAACTCGGCGTTGGTCACGGGGTGCGGCGCCGTGGCGTTGATCGGACCCGACAAGTCGTCGCTGCGCAGGGCGTGGAGGATGGCGCCCACCTCGTCGTGCAGCGACACCCAACTCGTCCACTGCCGGCCTGACCCGAGCTTGCCGCCGAGGCCGATGCGGAACAGCGGCAACTGCTTCTTGAGGGCGCCGCCGCGGCCCGACAGCACGATCCCGGTGCGCAGGTGCACGACCCGCACGCCCGCTTCGGCTGCGGGCGCAGTCGATGCCTCCCAGGCTTGGCACAGCTCGCTGAGGAAGTCGTCGCCCGGCGCCGAGTCCTCCGTCAGCACCTCGTCGCCCCGCTCGCCGTAGTAGCCGATGGCCGACCCGCTGACGAGGACCTTCGGCGGTGTGGCGACGGCAGCCATGGCCTCCGCCAACAGCGTGGTGCCGTCGACCCGGCTGGCACGGATGCGGGCCTTCTGGGCCTTTGACCACCGGCGGGCACCCACGCCCTCGCCCGCCAGGTGCACGACGGCGTCGATGCGGTCGAGGGCGGAACGATCGAAGCGACGGGCGGGAATGTCCCACGTCTCGCCTCGGATGGCGGGTCGCACGTTGTGCCCGCCGAGTTGGAGTGCCTGGACGAGGGCGGTGCCGATCAGGCCGTGCGACCCCGTCACGAGGACGTTCATCACCCGTAATGCTACGGGCAGTTCACGCCTTCTTCCGGCCGGTACAAGGCGAAGACCGAATCTGTCTTCTTTGTGCCGTCCGGGTAGGTGCGGGTGCGCTGGGTCGTGACCCGGGTGCACGGGCCTCGGGGTGCCTCGCTCTGGCCCGTCTGCACCGACTCGATGTGCTTGGTCGAGTACAGCGTGACGGTGATTGTCGTGGACGAGTAGGTGGGCCAGACGAGCACGCCGTGCTGCGTGGTGTTCTTGATCTGGAGGTCGGGGTGGGGGAAGCCCAAGGTGGCCTCGCGGCCCCGGGGGTAGCGGGAGAAGTAGAGGCTGTGGCTCTGGTACTCGCCGAAGTCGAGGCCCGCGAAGAAGGCGGCGTTGAAGAACGTGGTGGCGAACTGGGAGACGCCGCCGCCGACGTCTTCGGCCAGCATGCCGTCTTGGATGACGCCCGCCACCACGAAGCCCTTCTCGCGGGTGCGGCGCCCGATGCGTTCGTTCACCGAATAGGTCTCGCCGGGCAGGATGACGTGGCCGCGGGCGAGGTTGGAGATGCGGTGGATGTTGGTGACCCGGGGCTGGCCCGCTTGGTATGTGGTGGTGAACTCGCCGACCTTTTCCCGGATGCCGAGGGCGTTGGCCTTCTCGACCGTCAGCTTGGGCTCGACCCTTGTGAGAGGCAGGCTGATGGCGTTCTTGGGCCGGGTGCGCATGGCGTCGAGCAGCAGGGCGCCGGCCGTGGGCGCGCAGCAACCGGTGCCCGACTTGCCGGCGATGACGCGGGGCACGCCGTCGGTGACGGTGAACGACGACTCGGTGGGCGGTGTGCCCACGTTGGGCAGCAGCTTCTTGAGGTCGTCGGCGGCGGCGTTGGCGTCGACGGCGAGCACGAGCCCGTCGGGGGCGGGGTTGGCCCGCAGCCAGGTGCGCAAGGTGGCAGCGGGCACACTGACTTCGGCCGTGCCCGCCTTCACCGGCAGCGCCGTGCGGACCAGCTCGGCGGCTTCTTCGACCAGTTTCTCCACGTCGTCCTTGTCGAAGCGGGGCTCGACCTCGCCTCGGTCGACGCGCACCCGGATGGGCGCGCCGCGACGGGCGGCCTTGGGCAGCTTGTCGACGACGTCGGCCGGATCGATGCCTCGTCCGCTCTTGCCCTCGACAGCCACCAGCTTGCCGCTCTCGACCTTGATGCTCGGCTCGGCGGCGGGCGTCTTGGGGCCGGGGTCGCGCTCGGCCACCGTCTTGTAGACGGACCCGGGTGCCACGGCGACCTTGACGTCGGCCTGGCGGGGGCCGAAGAACGAGCCCACCCAGTCGGCGATGCGAGGGAGGATGGCGCCGGTGCGGCCTGCCTTGAAGGCGGCCTCCACGGTGGCGGCGTCGGTGACCGTCACGCCGAGGTCGGTGGCAGGGGCGGTGAAGCCGCCCTCGGGGGCATCGACGCGCACCTCGCTGTTGGCATACGTGTCGGCCAACGCGGCCACCCGGTCGACGACTTGTTGGCGGGTCATGCCGCCGATATCGCGTCCGGCCAGCTCGACGTTGCGGGCCACCTTGCCGTCATTGCGGCTGGTGTCGACGGTGTAGGCGATGACGACGGCCACGCCGACGCCGAACAACGAGGCGAGCGCGATGAGTCCAATGGTCAAGGCGCGCCGCACGCCGGCCAGGATCGCGCATGGGGCGCCGCTATAGGGTGACGCCCATGCAGACCAGGCTGACGGATGTGCTCCAGATCGAGCACCCGGTGATGCTGGCAGGCATGGGGGGCGTTTCGTACTCCCGCCTGGTAGCGGCAGTGTCAGAGGCGGGGGGCTTCGGGTGCCTCGGCGCCTCCACCATGGGCCCCGACAAGATGGTCGAGGAGATGCGGGCGGTGCGGGCGGCGACCGACAAGCCGTTCGGCGTCGACCTGCTGACGGCGGCGCCGGGCGACATGGTGGCCCAGGTGCAGCTGGTGATCGAGAACGGGGCCTCTGTGTTCGTTGCCGGCCTCGGCGTGCCCCGCGACGTGGTCGACCTGTGCCACCAGCACGGGGTGATCGTGGTGAACATGTGCGGC includes:
- a CDS encoding TIGR01777 family oxidoreductase: MNVLVTGSHGLIGTALVQALQLGGHNVRPAIRGETWDIPARRFDRSALDRIDAVVHLAGEGVGARRWSKAQKARIRASRVDGTTLLAEAMAAVATPPKVLVSGSAIGYYGERGDEVLTEDSAPGDDFLSELCQAWEASTAPAAEAGVRVVHLRTGIVLSGRGGALKKQLPLFRIGLGGKLGSGRQWTSWVSLHDEVGAILHALRSDDLSGPINATAPHPVTNAEFTAALGKAMRRPARLPVPRAALSVVLGGEMAASLTASQRVLPTRLEAHGYRFKHPELPAALEVALRDS
- a CDS encoding geranylgeranyl reductase family protein; its protein translation is MLTADIAVVGAGPAGCAAAITLARAGRNVVLIDKATFPRDKCCGDGLTTGALRRLQQLGLQPEAVASWHVIDDVWVRSPSGRTIAFPLPRDRGMYGAVARRVDLDAALLDVARAAGVKVYDGHALVSTRRTHRSITLEVDGLGDVTARYAIGADGMWSTLRKAVKAEDAGGYLGEWHAFRQYFRNVAPGAGEGLWVWFEPDLLPGYAWSFPLPDGRANVGFGIRRQPGRPTKELKALWPELLARPHIRAVLGPDAEPEAPHKAWPIPARVGATRLTASRGRVLFVGDAARATDPMTGEGIGQALETGVLAAHAILAAGGLRPRDAAAHYERAVRRGLARDNALADWLSTKGIAHRRGARAAIRVAGLTGWTRRNFARWLFEDYPRAVVATPHRWHRGMFTGDGAFR
- a CDS encoding VanW family protein; the encoded protein is MTIGLIALASLFGVGVAVVIAYTVDTSRNDGKVARNVELAGRDIGGMTRQQVVDRVAALADTYANSEVRVDAPEGGFTAPATDLGVTVTDAATVEAAFKAGRTGAILPRIADWVGSFFGPRQADVKVAVAPGSVYKTVAERDPGPKTPAAEPSIKVESGKLVAVEGKSGRGIDPADVVDKLPKAARRGAPIRVRVDRGEVEPRFDKDDVEKLVEEAAELVRTALPVKAGTAEVSVPAATLRTWLRANPAPDGLVLAVDANAAADDLKKLLPNVGTPPTESSFTVTDGVPRVIAGKSGTGCCAPTAGALLLDAMRTRPKNAISLPLTRVEPKLTVEKANALGIREKVGEFTTTYQAGQPRVTNIHRISNLARGHVILPGETYSVNERIGRRTREKGFVVAGVIQDGMLAEDVGGGVSQFATTFFNAAFFAGLDFGEYQSHSLYFSRYPRGREATLGFPHPDLQIKNTTQHGVLVWPTYSSTTITVTLYSTKHIESVQTGQSEAPRGPCTRVTTQRTRTYPDGTKKTDSVFALYRPEEGVNCP
- a CDS encoding cupin domain-containing protein, which translates into the protein MGIVHDGPYEAMVGDPDDHRPQTTWRLVVDPEGRARLAVLLERCAPGDAIPLHRHDVDEAIYVIDGEGEYRLGDHVEAVATGDTVFIPAGTPHGTRNTGQRPLHIHAVFPQTTVKMEMLERNPAPGTEDDLPMTSVYDFATGQFTVEGPTAG